A genome region from Bacillaceae bacterium IKA-2 includes the following:
- a CDS encoding rhomboid family intramembrane serine protease — protein sequence MNKLSPSAFYWKLIHHLVINEGLRVFQVNSDEKEVWLEVEDAKETTAIRIIRRDTDWSNYIARDVEKLAKQGEKIRKELRSRKLKILNVYISDFLPVENDQDILEKAYLTKKNCIKIQSFIIDSEDGSKSGLEKLSEALQISLTVLNSKDLDDLEGEVNFREEVVSISEKRLEKEKGLFTYGKPLFTFLILISILVIFGLMEYYGSSTSLLTLVEFGAKYNPLIYKGEWWRFFTASFLHIGYLHLVMNSIALYYLGSAVERIYGTTRFVLIYVIAGLFGSISSFAFNSQISAGASGAIFGCFGALLFFGVVHRKLFFRTMGVNLIVILAINLVFGFMIPMIDNGAHIGGLIGGFLASAVLYLPNHKLKKRQFVSFLVTVLSATVLLIYGFSSEGDQENTHLINVQIAQELIQKDEVEQAYPLLKAAVEADVAIIEANFLLAYAEARLGLLKDAEKNLLITIEERPLLHEAHYNLSLIYFELRQFADALNSIEDALEIKPDNEDYHKLKEKIDKLLVESRK from the coding sequence CGCTAAAGAAACTACCGCTATCCGAATTATTCGCCGAGATACTGATTGGAGTAACTATATTGCTAGAGATGTTGAAAAATTAGCAAAGCAAGGCGAAAAGATTCGAAAAGAACTGAGAAGTAGAAAATTAAAGATTTTAAATGTATATATTTCAGATTTTTTACCAGTAGAAAATGATCAAGATATTCTAGAAAAAGCTTATCTGACTAAAAAAAATTGCATAAAAATTCAGTCATTTATTATTGATTCTGAAGATGGAAGCAAATCAGGTTTAGAAAAATTAAGTGAAGCTTTACAAATATCCCTCACTGTTTTAAATAGTAAAGATTTGGATGATCTCGAGGGAGAAGTAAATTTCCGAGAAGAAGTAGTTTCAATAAGCGAAAAAAGGTTAGAAAAAGAAAAAGGTCTTTTTACGTATGGAAAGCCGCTTTTTACTTTCCTAATCCTTATCAGTATTTTAGTTATTTTTGGATTAATGGAGTATTACGGTAGTAGTACAAGTTTACTGACGCTAGTAGAGTTTGGTGCGAAATATAATCCGCTGATTTACAAAGGTGAATGGTGGCGATTTTTTACTGCAAGCTTCTTACATATTGGTTATCTACACCTAGTAATGAATTCTATTGCTTTATATTATTTAGGCAGTGCGGTTGAAAGGATTTATGGAACGACTCGCTTTGTATTAATATACGTTATTGCAGGTTTATTTGGTTCAATAAGCAGCTTTGCTTTTAATAGTCAAATATCAGCAGGGGCTTCAGGTGCGATCTTCGGTTGTTTTGGTGCATTATTATTTTTTGGCGTCGTTCATCGTAAGTTGTTTTTCCGAACAATGGGAGTCAATCTAATTGTTATTTTAGCTATTAATTTAGTGTTCGGGTTTATGATCCCAATGATTGATAACGGTGCGCATATTGGCGGCTTAATCGGTGGCTTTTTGGCTTCTGCAGTTTTGTATTTACCAAACCATAAGCTAAAAAAACGCCAATTTGTTTCGTTTTTGGTAACGGTCTTGTCGGCCACAGTCCTATTAATATATGGATTTTCTAGTGAAGGAGATCAAGAGAATACTCATTTAATTAATGTACAAATTGCCCAGGAATTAATTCAAAAAGATGAAGTAGAACAGGCTTATCCGCTCCTTAAAGCAGCTGTAGAAGCTGATGTAGCTATTATTGAGGCCAATTTTTTATTAGCATATGCTGAGGCTAGATTAGGGCTTTTAAAAGATGCTGAAAAAAACTTATTAATAACGATTGAGGAACGTCCACTATTACATGAAGCTCATTATAATTTATCGCTTATCTATTTTGAACTTAGGCAATTCGCAGATGCGCTAAATTCTATAGAAGATGCTTTGGAAATTAAGCCGGATAATGAAGACTATCATAAATTAAAAGAGAAAATCGATAAGTTGTTAGTAGAAAGTAGAAAGTAG